In Meiothermus ruber DSM 1279, the following proteins share a genomic window:
- a CDS encoding DJ-1/PfpI family protein, protein MRLGVLLTPGFLEAEAALAMEAARLLGWERFTVARGRTALEGSAGAVWTPKYTFVARPELDVLVIPGGPNMRKLGRDLEHQDWLNEVWSSLRAVFTGANGALLLWEAGHVSGQVAAHPITAEALAGTALERSKAPHHWQGKVCTTQGYLALARAMLDWAGFAEEARAHLGL, encoded by the coding sequence ATGCGTTTAGGCGTCTTACTCACACCAGGTTTTCTGGAGGCCGAGGCGGCGCTGGCGATGGAGGCCGCCCGGCTTTTAGGTTGGGAGCGGTTTACCGTGGCGCGGGGCCGCACCGCGCTCGAGGGCAGCGCCGGTGCGGTCTGGACACCCAAGTACACCTTTGTGGCACGGCCCGAGCTGGACGTGCTGGTGATACCCGGCGGCCCCAATATGCGCAAGCTGGGGCGCGACCTCGAGCACCAGGACTGGCTGAACGAGGTGTGGAGCAGCCTGCGGGCGGTGTTCACCGGGGCCAACGGCGCTTTGCTGCTGTGGGAGGCCGGCCATGTTTCGGGCCAGGTGGCCGCCCACCCCATCACCGCAGAGGCGCTGGCAGGAACTGCTCTAGAACGCAGCAAAGCACCCCATCACTGGCAGGGCAAGGTCTGCACCACCCAGGGCTACCTGGCCCTGGCTAGGGCCATGTTGGACTGGGCCGGTTTTGCCGAGGAGGCCAGGGCCCACCTTGGCCTCTGA